A single genomic interval of Psychroserpens sp. NJDZ02 harbors:
- the ribB gene encoding 3,4-dihydroxy-2-butanone-4-phosphate synthase, with translation MITTKTQDNSSFKLNTIEEAIQDIKAGKVIIVVDDEDRENEGDFVAAAELVTPEMINFMATHGRGLICTPLTEQRCEELDLHMMVTNNTDHMETAFTVSVDLKGQGVTTGISAGDRAKTVQALTKADTKPFDLARPGHIFPLVAKEGGVLRRTGHTEAAIDFARLAGLQPAGVIVEIMNEDGTMARLPQLIEVAKKFDLKLVSIEDLIAYRMDHDSLIVKKDDFDIETRFGSFRLRAYQQTTNNQVHIALTKGDWKKDDTVLTRVNSTLVNNDILGTLTNNADEKLDDMFRVINDEGKGAILFINQEAESMNLLQRLSLLKSEQKPNTVVKAPAIAMDSKDFGIGAQILHDLNIHKLKLISNSQQTKRVGMIGYGLEIEEYVGY, from the coding sequence ATGATTACTACAAAAACACAAGACAATTCTTCTTTTAAATTAAATACCATTGAAGAAGCTATACAAGACATAAAAGCAGGAAAAGTTATTATAGTCGTTGATGACGAAGACAGAGAAAACGAAGGAGACTTTGTGGCTGCTGCCGAATTAGTAACACCCGAAATGATTAACTTTATGGCGACTCATGGTCGTGGTCTAATCTGTACGCCGTTAACAGAACAGCGTTGTGAAGAGTTAGATTTACACATGATGGTGACTAATAACACAGACCATATGGAAACCGCATTTACCGTTTCTGTAGATTTAAAAGGCCAAGGTGTTACAACAGGTATTTCGGCTGGAGATCGTGCTAAAACAGTCCAAGCTTTAACGAAGGCTGACACTAAACCTTTCGATTTAGCACGTCCAGGACATATTTTTCCTTTAGTAGCCAAAGAAGGAGGGGTTTTAAGACGTACTGGACATACAGAAGCAGCTATAGATTTTGCAAGACTAGCAGGTTTACAACCAGCAGGAGTTATTGTAGAAATTATGAATGAAGACGGGACTATGGCGCGTTTACCACAGTTAATTGAAGTAGCAAAAAAGTTTGATTTAAAACTGGTCTCTATTGAAGATTTAATTGCTTACAGAATGGATCACGATTCTTTAATTGTAAAGAAAGATGATTTTGATATCGAAACTAGATTTGGAAGTTTTAGATTAAGAGCCTACCAACAAACGACAAATAACCAAGTACACATTGCCTTAACTAAAGGCGATTGGAAAAAAGACGATACGGTTTTAACTCGTGTTAACTCTACACTAGTAAACAATGATATCTTAGGAACGTTAACAAATAATGCTGACGAAAAATTAGATGATATGTTCCGCGTTATTAACGACGAAGGAAAAGGCGCGATTTTATTTATTAATCAGGAAGCAGAATCTATGAATCTTTTACAACGTTTATCTCTTTTAAAAAGTGAACAAAAGCCAAATACGGTTGTAAAAGCACCAGCAATTGCAATGGATAGTAAAGATTTTGGAATTGGCGCACAGATATTACACGATTTAAACATTCATAAATTAAAACTAATTTCTAATTCTCAACAAACTAAACGTGTTGGAATGATTGGTTACGGTTTAGAAATCGAAGAATACGTAGGATATTAA
- a CDS encoding LptF/LptG family permease has translation MKILDRYILTTYLKTFISVFVILMLIFVLQAIWLYIKELAGKDLDLVTVLKFLMYITPTLIPLILPLTILLASIMVFGNFAENYEFAAMKSTGISLQRAMSGLGIFIVGLSILTFFFSNNVIPWAEYNSYNLRKNIAKVKPAMIIAEGQFNDIGESFNIKVQEKSGENGKLLKGVTIHKKSGKSFTGNFTTIIAERGELASAEDSNILKLILYDGNYYDDTPPKKIDERKKKPFRKAAFKKHVMNLDLSKLNNIDLNEKNIDDKYTMLNVAELNYAIDSLKIERNTIVKEFSTALYNRTNLATLNLTVNPKKDSTYTGDILDIFKDKRKIQVLDYAINSTSSTQQIIKSKQATLKVRNTTIYKHGIQMHKKFALAIACIILFFVGAPLGALIRKGGLGLPMIIAIVLFLSYHFIGLFAENSAKNGNLHPALSAWFSTLIMLPLSIFLTTRATQDRGIFEFDHITQPIKNWYNQKFNRSAQFEALNGNTPLVSFEEKDINNYKTLSKITSISFGITVVLGVLYFVLKNNKLPQFAEAGIQFSAVAFIIFLYNYIKSSLAFDKLNALTKNKKETIIQKTLGAVIYPLTHFFRVDKITFGTNYNPVKTNNSKDLYSETPITLSKNDSIDFRAVSKLSFLFFSIALILFLSYFILKNNEQPQLALAGIQISIISFIVFVFNYIKSYLEYVKLLKTIKHKKEHPLFTLLGVILYPLIHFNRRQKIDA, from the coding sequence GTGAAAATATTAGATAGGTACATATTAACTACATATCTTAAAACCTTTATCAGCGTGTTTGTAATACTCATGCTGATTTTTGTTTTACAGGCAATATGGTTATATATTAAAGAATTAGCAGGTAAAGATTTGGACTTAGTAACGGTCCTGAAGTTTTTAATGTATATAACTCCTACCCTAATTCCTTTAATTTTACCGCTTACAATCTTATTAGCCTCAATTATGGTTTTTGGTAATTTTGCCGAAAACTATGAATTTGCTGCAATGAAATCTACAGGTATTTCACTACAACGTGCCATGTCTGGTTTAGGTATTTTTATTGTTGGCTTATCTATACTAACTTTCTTTTTTAGTAATAACGTTATTCCCTGGGCAGAATATAACAGTTATAATCTTAGGAAAAATATTGCAAAAGTTAAACCTGCTATGATAATAGCAGAAGGGCAGTTTAATGATATTGGTGAATCTTTTAATATTAAAGTACAAGAAAAGTCTGGAGAAAATGGTAAGCTTCTAAAAGGTGTTACAATACATAAAAAAAGTGGAAAAAGCTTTACTGGTAATTTCACGACCATTATTGCTGAACGTGGCGAGCTAGCTAGTGCAGAAGATTCTAATATTTTAAAGTTAATTTTATATGATGGGAATTATTATGATGATACACCTCCCAAAAAAATTGACGAACGTAAGAAAAAGCCATTTAGAAAAGCTGCTTTTAAAAAGCATGTTATGAATTTAGACTTATCTAAATTAAACAATATTGATTTAAACGAAAAAAATATTGATGATAAATACACGATGCTAAATGTTGCAGAATTAAACTATGCAATAGACTCCCTAAAAATTGAAAGAAATACTATTGTAAAAGAATTTTCAACCGCTTTATATAATAGAACTAATTTAGCAACTTTAAACTTAACCGTCAATCCTAAAAAAGATAGTACTTACACTGGTGATATCCTTGATATTTTTAAAGACAAACGTAAAATACAAGTTTTAGACTATGCCATAAATAGCACCTCTAGTACACAACAAATTATAAAATCGAAACAAGCTACCTTAAAAGTTAGAAACACTACCATATATAAGCACGGTATACAAATGCATAAAAAGTTTGCTTTGGCTATTGCTTGTATAATACTATTTTTTGTTGGTGCGCCTTTAGGTGCTTTGATAAGAAAAGGAGGTTTAGGTTTGCCAATGATAATAGCTATTGTCTTATTTTTGAGCTATCACTTTATAGGTCTATTTGCAGAAAATAGTGCAAAAAACGGGAATCTTCACCCTGCATTATCCGCTTGGTTCTCTACCTTAATCATGCTACCACTGAGTATCTTTTTAACAACACGTGCTACACAAGATCGTGGTATTTTTGAGTTCGATCATATCACACAACCAATCAAAAATTGGTACAATCAAAAATTTAATCGAAGTGCGCAATTTGAGGCTTTAAATGGAAATACACCGTTGGTTAGCTTTGAAGAAAAAGATATCAATAACTATAAAACACTTTCAAAAATAACCAGTATTAGTTTTGGTATAACGGTAGTTTTAGGAGTGCTATACTTTGTTTTAAAAAACAATAAATTACCACAATTCGCTGAAGCAGGAATTCAATTTAGTGCTGTTGCCTTTATAATCTTTTTATATAACTACATTAAATCATCTTTAGCCTTTGATAAGCTAAATGCTTTAACAAAAAATAAAAAAGAGACAATTATTCAAAAAACGCTTGGTGCTGTAATCTACCCTTTAACTCACTTTTTTAGAGTCGATAAAATTACTTTCGGTACTAACTACAATCCGGTAAAAACGAATAACAGTAAAGATTTATATTCGGAAACACCTATCACTTTAAGTAAAAATGATAGTATAGATTTTAGAGCAGTCTCCAAGTTAAGTTTTCTGTTTTTTAGTATTGCCTTAATTTTGTTTCTCTCTTATTTTATATTAAAAAATAATGAACAACCTCAATTAGCTTTAGCGGGAATACAAATTAGCATTATTTCATTTATAGTCTTTGTTTTTAACTACATCAAATCCTATTTAGAATATGTCAAATTACTGAAGACTATAAAGCATAAAAAAGAACATCCTTTATTTACACTTTTAGGGGTTATATTATACCCATTAATTCACTTTAATAGACGTCAAAAAATAGACGCATAG
- a CDS encoding LolA family protein: protein MKKLLVLFLLATSTIFAQDNDAKKLLNEVSAKAKSYDNISINFKYVLENTEENIKQETKGDVVMQGEKYRLNILGITRIFDGKSIFSISPEDEEITVSKGSDQDETTITPSKMLSFYQDGFTYNMDIIQDVSGRKIQFVKLLPMDSNSEIKNVLLGVDTKTKHIYRLIQVGKNGTKTTLTVNSFKTNEPLSKSLFTFDESKYKDYYINKLD, encoded by the coding sequence ATGAAAAAATTATTAGTATTATTTTTATTAGCTACCAGTACCATTTTCGCACAAGATAATGATGCAAAAAAATTACTAAATGAAGTATCAGCAAAAGCCAAGAGCTATGATAATATTTCCATAAATTTTAAATATGTTTTAGAAAATACGGAAGAAAATATCAAGCAAGAAACTAAAGGTGATGTAGTCATGCAAGGTGAAAAATACCGTTTAAACATTTTAGGTATTACACGTATTTTTGACGGTAAAAGTATTTTTAGCATTAGCCCTGAGGATGAGGAAATAACAGTGTCTAAAGGTAGTGATCAAGACGAAACTACAATTACACCAAGTAAAATGTTATCCTTTTATCAAGATGGCTTTACTTACAACATGGATATCATTCAAGATGTTAGTGGACGTAAAATTCAGTTTGTAAAATTGCTTCCAATGGATTCTAATTCAGAAATTAAAAATGTATTATTAGGAGTCGATACCAAAACAAAACACATTTACAGATTAATTCAAGTTGGGAAAAATGGAACAAAAACAACTTTAACTGTAAATTCTTTCAAAACTAATGAGCCTTTATCAAAATCCTTATTTACCTTTGACGAAAGTAAGTACAAGGACTATTATATCAACAAATTGGATTAA
- a CDS encoding DegT/DnrJ/EryC1/StrS family aminotransferase, producing MPGFESFGDLERKEVEDVLDNGVLMRYGFDGMRNGHYKAKSLETEIQNTLQVNHAQLVTNGTAAVSVALALAGIGAGDEVIMPCFTFVASFEAIMMLGAIPVLVDIDDTLTVDPEAVKAAITSKTKAIMPVHMCGSMANLDALKQIAEDNNLKLIEDACQAIGGTYKGKALGTYGDLGCFSFDFVKTITCGEGGAVVTNNAAYAKHADLFTDHGHDHIGSDRGAETHPYLGYNFRISELNAAVGLAQVRRLKDFIAIQKKNYTILREALSTIPEVTFRTVPEGGEESYAFLSFFLPNLETTRKTSAAFKETGVDVCFHYYDNNWHYIRKWDHLKDIKTLYPVSKEVKDGLAYLKDKTFEKSDHFIGRNISCLIKLSWTEEETRQRAQLMVEAIKASL from the coding sequence ATGCCAGGATTTGAAAGCTTTGGAGATTTAGAGCGAAAAGAAGTAGAAGATGTACTAGATAATGGAGTATTAATGCGTTATGGTTTTGATGGCATGCGTAATGGACATTATAAAGCAAAGTCTTTAGAAACAGAAATACAAAATACATTACAGGTTAACCATGCACAATTAGTAACTAATGGTACAGCTGCCGTTTCTGTTGCTTTAGCTTTAGCAGGAATTGGAGCAGGAGATGAGGTTATTATGCCTTGTTTTACATTTGTAGCTAGTTTTGAAGCAATCATGATGTTAGGGGCGATTCCTGTATTAGTGGATATTGATGATACGTTAACCGTAGATCCAGAGGCGGTAAAAGCTGCTATAACGTCAAAAACAAAAGCAATCATGCCAGTACACATGTGTGGTAGTATGGCTAATTTAGATGCACTGAAACAAATTGCAGAGGATAATAATTTGAAATTGATTGAAGATGCTTGTCAAGCTATCGGAGGAACTTACAAAGGAAAGGCTTTAGGGACTTATGGAGATTTGGGATGTTTTAGTTTTGACTTTGTTAAAACAATAACTTGTGGAGAAGGTGGTGCAGTCGTGACAAATAACGCAGCGTATGCTAAACATGCGGATTTGTTTACAGATCATGGACACGACCATATTGGAAGTGATAGAGGCGCGGAAACACATCCTTATTTAGGTTATAATTTTCGAATCTCAGAATTGAATGCCGCAGTAGGTTTAGCGCAAGTCAGACGTTTAAAAGACTTTATTGCTATTCAGAAAAAAAATTACACGATTTTAAGAGAAGCGTTGTCAACTATTCCAGAAGTAACTTTTAGAACGGTACCTGAAGGCGGAGAAGAGAGTTATGCTTTTTTAAGTTTCTTTTTACCAAATTTAGAAACGACAAGAAAAACATCTGCTGCGTTTAAAGAGACCGGTGTAGATGTTTGTTTTCATTATTATGATAACAATTGGCACTATATTAGAAAATGGGACCATTTAAAAGATATTAAAACACTTTATCCAGTGTCTAAAGAGGTTAAAGATGGTTTAGCGTATCTTAAAGATAAAACGTTTGAAAAATCAGACCATTTTATTGGTAGAAATATCTCTTGTCTAATCAAGTTGTCTTGGACAGAAGAAGAAACAAGACAACGTGCGCAACTTATGGTTGAAGCTATAAAAGCATCATTATAA
- a CDS encoding thioredoxin family protein, translating to MKKLLFLFMLCASFTMIAQDDDFEDYDSNLNWLTDLAEAKNEAVASKKPILIYFTGSDWCAPCKMLKKDFFYSEAFEEKADQFVLLMIDMPRRVDIISEEQQKKNNKVVSKYNTSGGYPNLVVLNDKLHIIGELSGYTFLRETDRHFAFIEAILENY from the coding sequence ATGAAAAAATTACTGTTTCTATTTATGTTATGTGCGTCGTTTACAATGATTGCTCAAGACGATGATTTTGAAGACTACGACTCTAATTTGAATTGGTTAACGGATTTGGCAGAAGCTAAAAACGAAGCTGTAGCTTCTAAAAAACCGATTCTAATTTATTTTACAGGAAGCGATTGGTGTGCCCCATGTAAAATGTTGAAAAAAGATTTTTTCTACTCGGAAGCATTTGAAGAGAAAGCGGATCAATTTGTGCTACTGATGATTGATATGCCAAGACGTGTTGATATCATATCTGAAGAACAACAAAAAAAGAATAATAAGGTGGTTAGTAAATATAATACATCTGGAGGCTACCCTAATTTGGTGGTGTTAAATGATAAATTACACATAATAGGAGAATTATCTGGTTATACGTTTTTAAGAGAAACAGACAGACATTTTGCATTTATAGAGGCTATTCTAGAAAATTATTAG
- a CDS encoding ShlB/FhaC/HecB family hemolysin secretion/activation protein has product MNKRLFNSLLSLFIVGFTYAQDEKALPNTPISHSFYATGNLATSNTNESNPVVTALAKALENDTEATLLLLGNNASNKGVSDQNSSKANLKRYAEVLQPFSKRMYFIPGFSDWKSGLKGLKDQENYLEDLFDNKNIFQPEKGCPLEKIEINDNIDLLILDSQWALADWDNIPNINDACDIKNKTEFYVEVEHEIIKSQGKTVLIAMYHPIASYGKHGNAYTFGIGSQNLNNTYYEAYSKRLLTIAQQSKNVVFLSGLEQNMQFIIEKKIPTIISGAGGQIQNAKQGNHSLAAINEKGFTKIIDYKNGALWMAFYGESNNFTTPLFTSEIIKPLDEVVMPDFNETETPDYVKASIYKPEELERSDFYKMVWGEHFRKDYATPINVKTALLDTLYGGLSIIRKGGGHQTNSLRLETKDGREFAMRSAKKSALRFIQYFLFKTEYLEPDVEDTYFIQLLQDYWTTANPYGSLTIGDLSDAIDVYHANTKMYYIPKQKALENYNEAFGNKIYFIEERITDGHKAVASLGSTNTIESTTDLLDKLRRKDKIAINESLYIRTRLFDNIIGDFDRHADQWRWAVQKQEDGTDLYEPIPRDRDQAYSDFDGFMLGALTALSPPMRFMQRYNGNYKETRWFNDAGDDVDFAVLTKHTQDDWLREARFIKENLTPEIIDKAFSNFPKEIDQTKVARTKKALLERLAKVEENAVSLYEYLRSGVIITGTDKDDHFVITRKPNGITNVSVYRIKKGEKTDKYLDVDYDKAITNELWIYGLDDKDIFEVNGTSNKYIKIKLIGGQNNDTYRINNKRNLRVFDQKSKPNTFETPVSKTLSDDYDLNTYYFKKNRRDVRNILPIIASNTDDGLKFGATLNYTKNSLHRNPFTAKHSLSVAYVTNTSGIDVDYSGEFANVFDKINLGIKGGYSSSNYTNNFFGFGNETPNFDDDLDLNFNRVRLQTLALAPALIYRGYYGSIIKLGVSYEGIEAEKTSGRFITVSGVNPNVFEGQDFFGIESSYEYKNFDNPALPKLGIGFKLTAGYKANFDEDRGFSYIIPELRLTKKIDSRGILVFATKLKGHFNLSDEFEFHQAASIGDGDGLRGFRQERFSGKSAFYHNSDVRLSLGKIRNALIPISYGLYGGFDYGRVWVENDSSNEWHTSPGGGVFFNIAGFTTANFGYFSSDEGGRLNILLSLAF; this is encoded by the coding sequence ATGAATAAAAGATTATTTAATTCGTTATTGTCCCTTTTTATTGTAGGTTTTACCTATGCGCAAGACGAAAAAGCACTACCAAATACACCAATATCGCACTCGTTTTATGCTACAGGTAATTTAGCGACTTCTAATACTAACGAAAGTAATCCTGTTGTTACAGCACTTGCTAAAGCCTTAGAAAACGATACAGAGGCGACCTTATTACTCTTAGGTAATAATGCGTCTAATAAAGGAGTGTCTGATCAGAATAGTAGTAAAGCTAATTTAAAGCGCTATGCAGAGGTATTACAACCATTTTCAAAACGCATGTATTTTATTCCTGGTTTTTCAGATTGGAAATCCGGTTTAAAAGGGCTTAAAGACCAAGAAAACTATTTAGAAGACCTTTTTGATAATAAAAATATTTTTCAACCAGAAAAAGGATGCCCTCTAGAAAAAATTGAAATTAATGACAACATCGATTTGTTAATTTTAGATTCGCAATGGGCTTTGGCAGATTGGGATAATATTCCGAATATTAATGACGCTTGTGATATTAAAAATAAAACAGAATTTTATGTCGAAGTCGAACATGAAATTATAAAAAGCCAAGGAAAAACAGTGCTTATTGCCATGTATCATCCTATTGCTTCTTATGGTAAACATGGTAATGCTTATACTTTTGGTATTGGGTCGCAAAATTTGAATAATACGTATTATGAGGCGTATAGTAAACGTTTATTAACTATTGCACAACAATCCAAAAATGTTGTTTTTCTATCTGGACTTGAGCAAAACATGCAATTTATTATAGAAAAAAAGATACCAACCATTATTAGCGGTGCAGGAGGACAAATTCAAAATGCAAAACAAGGAAATCATAGTTTAGCCGCCATTAATGAAAAGGGATTTACAAAAATTATAGATTATAAGAATGGGGCGTTGTGGATGGCTTTTTATGGCGAATCTAATAATTTTACAACACCTTTATTTACTTCAGAAATAATAAAACCATTAGATGAGGTCGTCATGCCAGATTTTAATGAAACAGAAACACCAGACTACGTCAAAGCATCTATATATAAGCCGGAAGAATTAGAGCGTTCTGATTTTTATAAAATGGTTTGGGGAGAACATTTTAGAAAGGATTATGCCACGCCCATAAATGTCAAAACGGCACTTTTAGATACCTTATATGGTGGTTTGTCTATTATTAGAAAAGGAGGAGGGCATCAAACCAACTCATTACGTTTGGAAACAAAAGATGGTCGTGAATTCGCGATGCGTTCGGCAAAAAAAAGTGCGTTGCGTTTTATTCAATATTTTCTGTTTAAAACAGAATACTTAGAGCCAGATGTTGAGGATACTTACTTTATTCAATTATTACAAGATTATTGGACTACCGCAAACCCTTATGGAAGTTTAACTATTGGTGATTTGTCTGATGCGATAGATGTTTATCATGCCAATACTAAAATGTATTACATCCCAAAACAAAAGGCTTTAGAGAATTATAATGAAGCTTTTGGAAATAAAATTTATTTTATTGAAGAGCGTATTACTGACGGCCATAAAGCTGTCGCTAGTCTGGGAAGTACTAATACCATAGAAAGTACAACCGACTTACTGGATAAGCTACGTAGAAAAGATAAAATAGCGATAAATGAGAGTTTATATATCAGAACTCGTTTATTCGATAATATTATTGGTGATTTTGATAGGCATGCAGACCAATGGCGTTGGGCAGTGCAAAAACAAGAAGATGGTACCGATTTGTATGAGCCTATTCCTAGAGATCGTGATCAAGCTTATTCCGATTTTGATGGTTTTATGTTGGGGGCTTTAACGGCTTTAAGTCCGCCAATGCGTTTTATGCAACGTTATAACGGAAACTATAAGGAGACACGCTGGTTTAATGATGCTGGAGATGATGTTGATTTTGCAGTGTTGACTAAGCATACTCAAGACGATTGGTTGCGTGAAGCACGTTTTATAAAAGAAAACTTGACTCCTGAAATTATTGATAAAGCCTTTAGTAATTTTCCTAAAGAAATTGATCAAACCAAAGTAGCAAGAACAAAAAAGGCCTTATTAGAACGGTTAGCAAAAGTTGAAGAAAATGCGGTTAGTCTATATGAATACCTTCGCTCTGGTGTTATTATTACAGGAACCGATAAAGATGATCATTTTGTGATTACGCGTAAACCAAACGGTATCACGAATGTTAGTGTCTACCGCATTAAAAAAGGAGAAAAAACAGATAAGTATTTAGATGTTGATTATGATAAAGCTATAACTAACGAATTATGGATTTATGGATTGGATGACAAAGATATTTTTGAAGTGAATGGAACGAGTAATAAGTACATTAAAATCAAATTGATTGGGGGACAAAATAATGATACGTATCGCATCAATAATAAACGGAATCTTCGTGTGTTTGATCAGAAATCAAAACCAAACACGTTTGAAACTCCAGTTTCTAAAACACTTTCTGACGACTATGATTTAAACACGTACTATTTTAAGAAAAACCGTAGAGATGTTAGAAACATCCTGCCGATTATCGCTTCTAATACCGACGATGGATTAAAATTTGGTGCGACTTTAAACTACACAAAAAATTCATTACACCGGAATCCTTTTACAGCTAAACACAGTTTAAGTGTGGCTTATGTTACTAATACCTCAGGTATTGATGTGGATTATTCTGGAGAGTTTGCTAATGTCTTTGATAAGATTAATCTTGGGATTAAAGGAGGCTATTCCTCTTCAAATTATACGAATAATTTTTTTGGATTTGGAAATGAAACACCAAATTTTGACGATGATTTAGATTTGAATTTTAATAGAGTACGATTACAGACCTTAGCATTAGCACCAGCATTAATTTATAGAGGCTATTATGGAAGCATCATTAAATTAGGTGTAAGTTATGAGGGCATTGAAGCAGAAAAGACATCAGGCCGCTTTATAACCGTAAGTGGTGTTAACCCAAACGTATTTGAAGGTCAAGATTTTTTTGGAATTGAATCGTCTTACGAATATAAAAATTTTGATAACCCAGCGCTACCTAAATTGGGGATAGGCTTTAAACTAACCGCAGGATATAAAGCTAATTTTGATGAAGACAGAGGTTTTTCATACATCATACCAGAACTTAGACTAACAAAAAAAATAGACAGTCGTGGTATTTTAGTATTCGCGACAAAGCTTAAAGGGCATTTTAATTTGAGTGACGAGTTCGAATTTCATCAAGCGGCGTCTATTGGTGATGGTGATGGCTTAAGAGGGTTTAGACAAGAGCGTTTTAGTGGTAAAAGTGCCTTTTACCATAATTCGGATGTAAGACTATCTTTAGGTAAAATACGTAATGCGCTTATTCCTATTTCTTATGGACTTTATGGTGGATTTGATTATGGACGTGTTTGGGTAGAGAATGATAGCTCTAATGAATGGCATACGTCTCCAGGTGGTGGTGTGTTTTTTAACATTGCTGGATTTACAACTGCTAACTTCGGCTATTTTAGTTCGGATGAAGGTGGGCGATTAAATATATTACTAAGTCTAGCATTCTAA
- a CDS encoding NAD(P)H-dependent oxidoreductase: MNIIEQLNWRYATKSFDSEKSIPEKDIDVITEAFNLTATSYGLQPLKLLVIKNKALQSALVPFSYNQKQVGEASHLLVFCIESQIDTPFVSNYFDRVKAIRNTPDAILNPFKTFLIEDFKTKTQAEKETWAAKQVYLAMGNLMTVCAMLNIDACPMEGFSPSDYDRLLELEALQLKSVLVMPIGYRAEDDFMAALDKVRRPIQETVIRR; encoded by the coding sequence ATGAATATAATAGAGCAGCTAAATTGGCGTTACGCCACAAAAAGCTTCGATTCTGAAAAAAGCATTCCAGAAAAAGATATAGATGTGATAACGGAAGCCTTTAACTTAACAGCAACATCGTATGGTTTGCAACCGTTAAAGCTTCTTGTCATAAAAAATAAAGCGTTACAATCGGCATTAGTGCCATTTTCATATAATCAAAAACAAGTAGGGGAGGCGTCTCATCTTTTAGTCTTTTGTATCGAATCACAAATAGATACACCTTTTGTTTCTAATTATTTTGATCGTGTCAAAGCTATACGAAATACACCGGATGCTATTCTAAATCCTTTTAAAACCTTTTTGATAGAAGATTTTAAAACAAAAACACAAGCAGAAAAAGAAACATGGGCAGCAAAACAAGTCTATTTAGCTATGGGAAATTTAATGACGGTTTGCGCAATGTTAAATATAGATGCCTGTCCAATGGAAGGTTTTAGTCCTTCTGATTACGATCGTCTTCTAGAATTAGAAGCGTTACAATTAAAATCGGTACTTGTGATGCCTATAGGTTACAGAGCAGAAGATGATTTTATGGCAGCATTAGATAAGGTCAGAAGACCTATCCAAGAAACTGTAATCAGGAGGTAA